One genomic segment of Candidatus Poribacteria bacterium includes these proteins:
- a CDS encoding cyclase family protein, with protein sequence MSHKRKNIVKFFAILGSAVLLVALTATWTLTEESNWYPSKWGKDDQRGAANLLTATKVLEAASLIKEGKVYQLGRVYEAGMPLFGTRHYSLLIPQTGSTDHANNVTWHDEIVSGEIGQIGTQFDGLGHIGIGNLYYNGNNRLDFAKPDGLKKLGVENVGVFVTRGVLIDVAGYKGVEHLEGGYEITVEDIEGALKKQGVEIRPGDVVITHTGWGQFWMTDNERYNGSEPGIGMEAGKYLVEKQIVMAGADNWAIEVIPNPDDSIFAPVHQLFIAKNGIYNIENLITAELAADKVYEFAFIFSPLRLKGGTGSPGNPIAIR encoded by the coding sequence ATGTCTCACAAGCGCAAAAACATCGTCAAATTTTTCGCAATTTTGGGTTCAGCCGTGTTACTAGTCGCACTGACCGCAACTTGGACACTGACGGAAGAATCCAACTGGTATCCCTCCAAATGGGGAAAAGATGATCAGCGCGGCGCAGCAAACCTGCTGACAGCTACAAAGGTCTTAGAAGCTGCCAGTCTAATTAAGGAGGGAAAAGTCTACCAACTCGGTCGGGTTTACGAAGCAGGAATGCCGCTGTTTGGAACACGCCACTATAGCTTGTTGATCCCCCAAACCGGTAGCACCGATCACGCAAATAACGTTACGTGGCATGATGAGATTGTCAGCGGCGAAATTGGACAGATTGGCACTCAATTCGATGGATTGGGACACATCGGTATCGGCAATCTTTACTACAACGGAAACAATCGCCTCGACTTTGCCAAGCCCGATGGACTGAAGAAACTAGGTGTGGAGAATGTCGGTGTTTTCGTTACCCGTGGGGTGCTCATCGACGTTGCTGGGTATAAAGGCGTTGAGCATCTCGAGGGCGGCTACGAAATCACGGTTGAAGATATAGAGGGCGCGTTAAAAAAGCAGGGCGTAGAGATACGTCCGGGCGATGTGGTCATCACCCATACCGGTTGGGGTCAATTCTGGATGACGGACAATGAGCGCTATAACGGATCCGAGCCCGGCATCGGTATGGAGGCGGGCAAGTATTTGGTTGAGAAACAGATTGTTATGGCGGGTGCGGATAACTGGGCAATCGAAGTGATTCCGAACCCTGACGACTCAATTTTTGCCCCTGTTCACCAACTGTTCATTGCGAAAAATGGCATCTATAATATTGAGAATCTCATCACCGCAGAACTCGCGGCGGATAAGGTCTATGAATTCGCCTTTATCTTCTCCCCTCTGAGACTGAAAGGTGGCACTGGATCTCCGGGCAATCCGATCGCGATTCGCTGA
- a CDS encoding GNAT family N-acetyltransferase, whose product MRSDSGRQVIDKLRRIIEKNEQRLTYFQNRLKQSEFIDQPNQRLIGTAAGQADSYTDQLAILRTQLRELEKLYGGSVKLRTTEERDLRRIWGWTNEPTLRNRLCTEFMPFQIYVDNWHRWLADEDTHPFSIDLPTGELIGFMLIKCTGEVEKAATMEFIVIRPDCRYQGYGTEAIQQAIDFIFEYLSVEAFELQVGVDNYAAFLCFERCGLEYIDQGRYGSLECYRMEIHREVWEGVRAAESISEHDDRETSPVRNPDAIGERSNPYLTAKLLAPLKELVSNR is encoded by the coding sequence GTGCGAAGCGATAGTGGACGCCAAGTGATTGACAAATTGAGACGAATTATTGAAAAAAATGAGCAGAGACTCACCTATTTTCAGAATCGACTGAAGCAGTCTGAGTTCATTGATCAGCCGAACCAGCGCCTGATTGGCACCGCAGCAGGACAGGCGGATTCGTATACAGATCAATTAGCGATCCTACGGACTCAACTGCGCGAGCTAGAAAAGCTTTATGGCGGCAGCGTAAAATTGAGGACAACTGAGGAGCGAGATTTGCGGCGCATTTGGGGCTGGACAAATGAGCCTACCCTTCGTAATCGCTTGTGCACTGAATTCATGCCTTTCCAAATTTACGTTGACAACTGGCATCGTTGGCTTGCTGATGAAGATACGCATCCGTTTTCAATCGATTTGCCAACCGGCGAACTAATTGGCTTTATGCTAATCAAATGCACCGGTGAGGTTGAGAAAGCCGCAACAATGGAGTTTATTGTTATTCGACCTGATTGTCGTTATCAGGGATATGGCACAGAGGCGATACAACAGGCAATTGACTTCATATTTGAATATCTCAGCGTGGAGGCTTTTGAGCTTCAAGTCGGTGTCGATAATTATGCTGCCTTTCTCTGTTTTGAGAGGTGTGGATTGGAGTACATCGACCAAGGGCGTTACGGGAGTTTGGAGTGCTATCGCATGGAGATACACCGCGAAGTCTGGGAAGGCGTTAGAGCTGCCGAGTCGATTTCCGAGCACGATGATCGTGAGACATCGCCTGTTCGGAATCCGGATGCAATTGGGGAGAGATCCAACCCCTATCTTACGGCGAAACTGCTGGCACCCTTAAAAGAATTGGTTTCTAATCGCTAA
- the rsgA gene encoding ribosome small subunit-dependent GTPase A — translation MDEGIVIKAHGGVYDVQIAGQLCPCSLRHHIIEADRRERAETKELPYVDLVSVGDRVQISRSVSKADTGYIEEILPRETQFGRTRVNKLPQVIVANLDLLLVIFAARNPQLKLRMLDRFLVTAEASGMLPVICINKIDLVQLEKLKAQMALYEGIGYSVIYTSIVTGAGIDEMRTVMKDRISAIVGSSGVGKSSLLNEIQPGLQLRVGDVDERMHKGQHTTTAVSLLPLHFGGFVADTPGIRTLGLFEIDDEQGLDIYFPEMRPYIPECKFAACTHQHEPGCAVKTAVEGGEISELRYDSYLRISGFSAGRFEREGPKKEKKRYERRHKRAKR, via the coding sequence ATGGATGAAGGAATCGTTATCAAAGCGCACGGTGGAGTTTATGATGTCCAAATCGCGGGACAACTCTGCCCCTGCTCATTGCGACATCATATTATTGAAGCGGATAGGCGGGAGCGTGCAGAAACGAAAGAGTTACCCTACGTGGATCTTGTTTCTGTCGGCGATCGGGTGCAAATCTCTCGGTCAGTGTCGAAAGCGGATACAGGTTATATTGAGGAAATTCTTCCACGTGAAACCCAATTTGGCCGTACGCGCGTAAACAAACTGCCGCAGGTCATTGTAGCCAACCTCGATCTGCTGCTAGTCATCTTTGCAGCACGAAACCCGCAACTCAAACTACGCATGCTGGATCGATTTCTCGTGACAGCGGAAGCATCGGGGATGTTGCCCGTGATCTGTATTAACAAGATTGACTTGGTCCAACTCGAAAAGCTAAAAGCACAAATGGCACTGTACGAGGGAATTGGTTATAGTGTGATCTACACCAGTATCGTAACGGGTGCTGGAATTGACGAGATGCGTACAGTGATGAAAGATCGGATTTCCGCTATCGTCGGATCGTCTGGCGTTGGCAAATCATCACTACTCAACGAAATTCAACCGGGCTTACAGCTACGCGTCGGCGATGTTGATGAACGGATGCACAAGGGACAGCACACCACAACGGCGGTTTCTCTTTTGCCACTCCATTTTGGTGGATTCGTGGCAGACACACCGGGCATACGTACACTCGGCCTGTTTGAGATTGATGATGAGCAGGGCTTAGACATCTATTTCCCCGAAATGCGTCCCTACATTCCCGAATGCAAATTTGCAGCGTGCACCCATCAACATGAACCGGGCTGTGCGGTTAAAACCGCTGTCGAGGGTGGAGAGATTAGTGAGCTGCGGTACGATAGCTACTTGCGTATATCGGGATTTAGTGCAGGAAGATTTGAGCGGGAAGGACCGAAGAAAGAGAAAAAACGGTATGAGAGGAGGCATAAACGTGCGAAGCGATAG
- a CDS encoding HEAT repeat domain-containing protein, giving the protein MLQTDRPNKLSETLSEEWFLEVVRGILNHDDRGLVRWYAAQVLSEVRDNRAVLALTNALNDEHEQVQAEAAVALAKLRAGEPVLIKALNDDDSTVRSNAASTLGQFGDHRALPALIKALNDDNNTVRDEAAQALGKLGNNRAVPALINALKDDDGRVRLSAASTLGKLGDKRAIPALIETIGDDNQDIEIKFEVVKALLKLSRSTHK; this is encoded by the coding sequence TTGCTGCAAACGGACAGACCGAATAAGCTGAGTGAAACACTCTCTGAAGAGTGGTTTCTTGAGGTAGTGCGGGGCATCCTCAACCATGATGACAGGGGTTTGGTACGATGGTATGCCGCACAAGTGTTGAGCGAGGTGAGGGATAACCGAGCAGTCCTCGCCCTGACGAACGCACTTAATGATGAGCATGAACAAGTACAAGCCGAAGCCGCTGTCGCACTAGCAAAATTGAGGGCTGGGGAACCCGTCCTGATAAAAGCCCTCAACGATGACGATAGCACGGTAAGATCTAATGCCGCTTCTACGTTAGGTCAGTTTGGGGATCACCGTGCCCTTCCTGCCCTGATAAAAGCTCTCAACGATGATAATAACACGGTACGAGATGAAGCTGCACAAGCGTTGGGTAAGTTAGGAAATAATCGTGCCGTGCCTGCTCTGATAAATGCTCTCAAAGATGACGATGGCAGAGTCAGATTGAGCGCTGCCTCTACGTTGGGCAAATTGGGAGATAAGCGTGCGATTCCTGCGCTTATCGAAACTATTGGAGATGATAATCAGGACATAGAAATAAAGTTCGAGGTAGTGAAGGCACTGTTGAAGTTAAGTCGATCTACCCACAAGTAG
- a CDS encoding Gfo/Idh/MocA family oxidoreductase, with amino-acid sequence MSKTKYRVGIIGCGGIGTRYATAFQQLRDRVEVVAACDILEEKVNALVEQFEIPSAYTDMQQMLSKEALDIVGVTTHNREHVEPTIAAAQAGAKAILCEKPMALNMKDADRVIEACERSGTKLAIDHTMRFEPNWRCVKQMVDDGVIGTLLHIEAQNYGDTSTLLHNFGGSAEIQNGSSQRLTGVMNANGL; translated from the coding sequence ATGTCCAAAACGAAGTATCGCGTCGGAATTATCGGTTGTGGCGGCATTGGGACGCGTTATGCGACAGCGTTTCAGCAACTGCGTGACCGCGTGGAGGTTGTCGCCGCCTGCGACATCCTCGAAGAGAAGGTGAATGCACTCGTTGAGCAATTTGAGATTCCGTCGGCGTACACAGATATGCAACAGATGTTAAGCAAAGAAGCGCTTGATATCGTTGGTGTGACAACGCACAACCGGGAACATGTCGAGCCGACAATTGCAGCAGCCCAAGCAGGGGCTAAGGCAATCCTCTGCGAAAAGCCGATGGCGTTGAATATGAAGGATGCGGACCGAGTCATCGAAGCGTGCGAGCGTTCTGGAACGAAGTTAGCGATTGACCACACCATGCGGTTTGAACCAAATTGGCGTTGTGTCAAGCAGATGGTGGATGACGGTGTCATTGGGACCCTATTACATATCGAGGCTCAAAATTACGGCGATACGAGCACGCTGCTGCACAACTTCGGTGGTTCGGCGGAGATCCAGAATGGGTCATCGCAACGGTTGACCGGCGTGATGAACGCGAACGGATTATGA